The genomic interval TCCACGACCCGTCCCGGGGGCTGACCTTAAGCCTGCGGGGGCGTCCGGGGAAGAGAAATCTCCGGAATGTCGCGGAGTTGAGGGTTGTCCTTCGTGCCCGGAACAGTACTAGGAGCGACCGGACAATGGTTGCATGCAGCCACTGTCCGGTCGCACCGTGTCATTCTCCGGGTTTATTCATGCGTCAGAAAGCGCCGGCGCCGTTCGGAGTACCGAGGCCGGTCGGGCCGTCCCAACCGGTACGGGCGTTGCACCACTGGGTCGTCGGGCACGAGCCGTTGCTGCCGCTCGTCACGTCGAACAGCGAGCCCGGGTGGGCGTACGGGAACGCGTTCGCGTACCCGCTGGTGTTGCCGGACAGCGCGTAGACCGCGGCGATGATCGGCGCAGCCTCACTCGTCCCGCCGAACTGCGCCCACGTCGACGCGGTCTTGCTGGTCGGGTAGTAGATCGCCATCCCGCCCTTGCCCGGGTCGGCGGCGGCGGACACGTCCGCCATCGCGCGCTTCGAGCAGCCGGTGCTGAACGACGCCGCACCCGGCAGCGCGGTGTTGTACGTCGAGCAGCCCGAACCGGCGCCGCTCCACACGGACTCGCTCCAGCCCCGTGAGTTGCTGGCGGCAACCAACGACGTACCGCCGACAGCCGTCGTGTACGACGAGGACGCCGGGTAGCTGCCGCCCTGGTAGCCGTCGTCACCGGTGGATGCGGTGACCGCGATACCCGGGTGGTTGTAGTACGCGCCGTACGTCGTGTCGTCCGCGTCGCCGCCGCCGTAGCTGTTCGAGATGGCGACCACGCCGGCCTGCTTGGCAGCGGTCTGGACCGCGGTGCCGAGGTCCGCGAAGCTCGCCGACTTGGCCTGTACGACGATGATCTTGGCGTCCGGCGCCGCGGCCGAGACCGCATCCACGTCGAGTGCCTGCTCGCCGGCCCAGCCCACGTTGAACGTCGGCAGCGTCGTACCGCCGGTCTGGTTGATGACCTTCAGGCAGCCGTTCGCCTTCGTGCACGCGGACAGGCCGAACTGGGAGCGGTAGACGCCGAGGTCGCGCTCCAGGTTCGGGTAGCCGTAGGCGTCGACGATGGCGACCGTACGGCCGCCGGCGCTCAGCCCGCTGAGCTTGTAGGCGTCCCGCAGACCGGTTGGGGTCAGGCCGGTCGACGGCGGCGCGCTGGCAGCCGGTGCGAACCCGTCCGGGTTCACGAGTTTCACCGCGTCGCAGCTCGCGGTGTGCTTGGCCTTGGCGGTCGAGCAGACGCGGGCGGCGTGCTTCCCGGCGGTGTAGGGGTTCTGGGCCGCGTCGGCCCCAGATGCGGTCAGTACTGATGCGGTCAGTCCCGCGACGGCCAGTGCGCCGACGCCCAGGGCGGACACGAGAATCCGTTGCCTCAACTGGACTCCTCGAGTTTGGGCAGACCTCCGCACACGAACCCTTATGGCCGGGGCGGAGGCCACCATTAATGGGGGGTATTCGCATCGTCCGTCCGCCGGGCAGGCCGATACCAGCGATCGGACCGCTGACAAATGTCATAGGTGGACCCGTGACAACCGCCCCGATCGGGCCGGAATTTCCGCGTAATCGCGGGCTTACGGAGGGTGCGCGTGGCGGTGAAGGATTCCCCCTGAGTTTCCCGGGCTCCGAGTATTGACACGGTTTGGACAGCCGGGGCTATGCTGCCGGGAACCTGCGAGAAATCGATTTCCCTGCCTGGAGGTCCGCTCATGGATCAGCCCTTCCTCAGTCGGCGACACCTTCTGCAGGCAGCGGGCGGTACGGCGCTCGCCGCCGCGCTGACCGCGTGCGGCGGAGGCGGCGGAAGCGGCGGCGGCTCGTCGTCGAAAGAGCTGTCGTTCGTGTACATGGGCACGGCCGAGCAGCAGGCGACCTGGAACAAGCTGTTCGCGAAGTTCAGCGAGCAGCACCCGGAGATCAAGCTCAAGGCCGAGGGCATCCCGCTGTCGAACTGGGGCGACTTCTTCAACAAGCTGTCCACCCGGATCGCCGGCGGCCAGGTGCCGGACGTCATCCAGATCGCGACCGAGGGCCAGCGGCTGTTCGCCTCCAAGGGCCTGCTCGCGCCGCTCGACGACTACATCGCCAAGGACAAGTCGACGATCGACGAGTACTACGCCGACATGGACCCGAACCTGGTCGAGTGGGACAAGAAGTACGCCTCCACCGACGGTAAGACGTACTACCTGCCGGGCGAGTTCAACACCATGTGCATGTGGTACTCGAAGGACCTGTTCGCCAAGGCCGGCGTACCGGAGCCGACGCCGAAGTGGACCTGGGACGACTTCCGGCACGCGTGTGAGCAGATCAAGGCCAAGACCGGCGCCTTCGGGTACGCCGCGGGCCCGGAGTACTTCGCGGCGATCATGCCGTGGCTGTTGACGAACGGGACCAGCAGCTTCAGTGACGACTGGTCGAAGCCGACGTACGACGACCCTCGCGTGATCGAGGCCGCTGAATTCAACCGGAAGCTGGTGGCCGACAAGCTGTCGCCGCCGCCGGGTGGCACCTTCGACGCGACGACCGCGGCCGCGCAGGGCAAGCTGGCGATGTTCGGCGGCGGCCGCTGGCCGATCATCAGCATCCGGAACCTGAAGGCGACCGCCACGATGGGGATCGTGCCGTGGCCGGTGAAGGCCGGGCCGGGCTCGCCGGTGGGCTGGAACGGGTACCCGATCCTGAAGGCGTCGAAGAAGAAGGACGACGCCTGGACGTTCATCAAGTTCCTGATCTCCAAGGAGGGCTCGTCGTTCTTCGCCCAGCTCGGCGGCACGATCGTCCCGGCCCGGAAGTCGGTCGCGAACAGCCAGTCGTTCCTCGAGGATGCGCCGAAGGGCACGGAGTACCTGTATCAAGCGCTGTCCTACGCGACGCCGATCCCCTCGCCGGACAAGGGCGCAGCAATCCAGAAGGCGATCGAGGACGGCTGGAAGCAGGTGCTGACCGGCAACGCCGCACCCGCCGACGCGCTCGGGAAGGCGCAGACCACGCTGGAGGGGTTGGTCTGAAACCGCAGCGGAGGGACTGGCTCCCCGGCTACCTGTTCATCAGCCCAGCCGTCCTGCTCTTCGTCGTCTTCGTCGCCGCCCCGCTGGTCGCGGCCTTCGGCCTGAGCCTGTTCCACTGGGATCTGCTGAGTACGCCGGAATTCGCGGGCCTGGACAACTTCAGGCAGTTGGTCACCGACGGTGCGACGATCCGGGCGGTGGTGACCACCTTCGTGTTCGCGCTGGCGTCGGTCGTGACGCACATCGGTCTGGGCATGCTGCTTGCGCTCGGCGTGCATCGGACGATGACGCGCGGGACGAAGTACTTCGTCCGGACGGCGTACTTCTTTCCGTTCCTGGTCTCCTGGGCCGCCGTCGCGCTGATCTGGAAGTACGTCCTGGATCCCGCGTTCGGCTTGGCGAACTACTACCTCTCGACGACGACGAACTGGTTGGCGTCGCCAACGTGGGCGCTGCCAACGCTGATCGTGGTCGACTGGTGGCACACGATCGGGTACACGTTCATCATCCTGCTGGCCGGCCTGCAGACGGTGCCCGCCCAGTTGCACGAGGCCGCGCGGGTGGACGGCGCGAACGCGTGGTGGCGGTTCTGGAGCGTCACGTTGCCGGTGATGTCACCGACGATCTTCTTCGCCACGGTGATCACGTTCATCGGCGCGTTCCAGATCTTCGACCCGATGGTGATCATGACGCAGGGCGGTCCGGACGGCGCGACCCGAAGCATCGTCCAGTACACGTACGAGAAGGGCTTCCAGTCCTTCGAGGTCGGGTACGCCGCTGCGCTGTCGCTCGTGCTGTTCGTGGTGATCATGATCGTGACCGGTCTGCAGTTCCGCCTGAGCCGACGGTGGGTGCACCAATGAAAGGCAAGCTGCTCGACCTCGTCCTGGTCCTTGGCGGGTTGTTGATGATCGCGCCGTTGGTGTGGCTGATCGCGAACGCCTTGTCGGAGCCGATCAAGGCGTTCCAGTTGCCACCGCAGTGGATCCCGCGACCGCCGACGCTGCAGAACTTCCAGCAGGTGCCGGACCTGATCCCGTTCGCGCAGATGGCGTGGAACAGTCTGCAGATCGCGGTGCTCACGACGGCGGGGGCGCTGCTGACCAGTGCGTTGGCGGCGTACGCGTTCAACCGGCTGCGGTTCCCGGGGCGCGATCAGATCTTCTCGGTGCTGCTCGCGGCGCTCGTCGTACCGGTGCAGCTGACCGTCGTACCGATCTTCATCATGATGCGCTGGCTGCATCTGGTGGACACCACCGTGGCGATCTGGCTGCCGGCGCTGGTGAACGTGTTCGGGATCTTCTTCCTGCGGCAGTACATCGCCTCGATCCCGCGGGAGCTGGACGAGGCGGCGATCATGGACGGCGCCGGGCACTTCTGGATCCTGTTCCGGGTGATCCTGCCGCTCGCGCGGCCCGGGCTGACCGCGCTCGGGATCTTCGTCTTCGAGGCGTCCTGGAACAACTTCTTCTGGCCGTACATCTTCCTGTCGTCACCGGAGAAGATGACGCTGCCGGTCGGGCTGGTGTCGTTGCAGGGCGCGGTGGGTGGCGGTCCGGCCGTCGTACTGTTCGCCGCGATCACTCTGGTCGTGCTGCCGATCCTCGTGCTGTTCCTGATCTTCCAGCGCTCTTTCATCGCCTCGATCGCGTCGACCGGCCTGCGCGCATGACCTATCTACCTGCTGCATTCAAGGCCTTGTGGCACGAGCTCCCGTTCCTCGTTGCCGCAGGTGTCCTGGTCTGCACGGCTTCCGGCCTGGTCGTCCTCCTCAACCCCGGCTTGTCCCCACTCAGCTTCCTCCTGGGCGCTGTCCTGCTCGGACCAACGTGGGCAGCCGTGACCGCGACGACCGACTCCGTCGTCCGCGATGATCGCGGGGGCGTCGTGCTCCTCCTGCGGAACCTCAGGCGCCACGCTCTACCGGGCCTCGAGGTCGCGGTCGTGCCGGCCGTCATCACCGCGTTCGCTCTGCTCAACTGGCAGCTCTACGCCGGCCCCGTCTTCGCGATCCCCTTGGCTGTCAGCGGTTGCGCCAGCGTGCTCGCCCTGCTCGCCTCCTGCTACGCCTTCAGCCTCCGCGTCACCGCCGGGCTTCGCGGCAAGACGCTTTGGCTAGCCGCATTGCAACTAGTTGCACGTGCACCACTAGTGCCCCTCGGCATAGCGGCGCTGGTTTTTGTTGCGCTACTTCTCGGGACCTCGGTCAGCGCCTCACTGCTCCTGCTCGCCCCCGGTCCGGTGGCGTTGTTCGCCTCTGCTGGTACATGGACGGAGAAACATGCACTACACCGGTGACAACCTTCGACACTTCGCCCTGCCGCTCGGCGGGCTCGGCACCGGAACGGTCGCACTGGCCGGCAACGGTGCGCTGCGCCAGTGGCAGCTGCACAACATCGGCAACCACGAGGGGCATGTGCCGGACAGCTTCTTCGCACTCCGCCTCTCACGGGTAGAGCCGCCGCTGGACGAAGTCCGTCTGCTCCAAGGTCCCCCGCTAGAGCCGTCGGACACTCCGCTGGTGACCGACGACGTCGTACCAACAGGCGAGCGTCGGCTGCACGAGGTCATCCGGCCGATCGGTCCGACCACGGTGACTGCGACGTACCCCCAGGCACGGGTGGAGTACGAGACCGACCTGCCTCTTCGGATCAGCTTGGACGTGTTCAACCCGCTGGTGCCGAGCGATTCTCTGGTGAGCTCCCAGCCAGTCGTTGCGTTCACGTTCATGCTGCACAACCCCGGCGAGATCGCCGTCCACGGCAAGCTCGCCGGTGCGCTGCAGAACTCGGTCGGCTGGGACGGCGTCACGCCGATCGACGGAGTGTCCTGCAGCCTGTACGGCGGCAACACGAACCGCATCCGCAGCGCCAACGGGTGGACCGCGCTCGTCCTCGAGAACACGACACTACCCATCGACCACCCCGGGTCCGGGCAATTGGTGCTTGCCGCCGACCGCGACGCATCCGCCCACACACAGTGGTCCCGTCCCGAAGAGTTCGTTGCCTTCCTCAACGGTCCTGTGACCCCGCCGAGCGGCCCCAGCGCCGCCGGCACGACCTGGAACGGCGGTCTGGCCGTGCCGTTCAACCTGCAGCCGGGCGAGACCCAGCAGGTGCGGTTCCTGATCGCATGGCATTTCCCGAACCGATATGTCGACTTCAATCAGTTCGGCCCGCACCCGGAGTACGGGCACAGCCGCTTCTGGCTCGGCAACGCGTACAGCCGTCGTACGCCGGATGCTGTCGCCGCGGCCGAGTCCTTCATCTCACAGTGGTCCGAGCTGGAGACGCTGACGGGCGCGTGGGCTGAGGCGTTCGAGACGAGCAGTCTGCCCGGAGAGGCCGGATCGCGGCTCGCCGCGCTCGTGGCCGACGTACGCAGCCCAACTGTGTTCCAGACCGCGGACGGCGACGTACTGGGGTTCGAGGGCGTGCTCGGTGCGTCCACGGGGATGTGGGGCGGCCGGTACGGCGGCTCGTGTCCGCTCAACTGCACGCACGTGTGGAACTACGAGCAGACGCTCTCCCGGCTGTTCCCGTCGCTGGAGCGGAACATGCGGGACACGGAGTACGACGTGATGCAGGCGCCGGAGGGCTACATCCCGCACCGGGTCCGCGCACCGCTCTATATGAAGCAGCTGTGGGACGTGATGATCGGCGGTCCGGAAGAGCCCGCGCTGGACGGGATGCTCGGCAGCGTGTTGAAGACGTACCGCGAGGTGCGCCAGGGTGCCGGTCTGGACTGGCTGGGACGACGCTGGCCACAGGTGGTCCGGTTGCTCGACCACATCCACGACAAGTGGTTGCGGGACGGCGTACTGCGTGGCATCCAGCCCAGCACCCACGACATCGACCTGTGTGGCGTCAACTCGTTCATGGGCACGCTGTGGTTGGCGGCACTGCGCGCTGCCGAGGAGATGGCGTTGCTGGTCGGTGAGGACGGGACGGCGTACCGCAAGCTGTTCGAGGCCGGCAGCAAGGCGTACGACGAGCTGCTGTTCACGGGCGAGTACTACCGGCAGGTGCTGTCGGCGGATGACCCCCGGGACTTCCAGTGGGGTGACGGGTGCCTGGCTGACCAGCTGATCGGACAGTGGTGGGCGCATCAGCTCGAGCTCGGGTACATCCTTCCGGCTGACCACGTGCGGACCGCGCTGCGCAGCGTCGTACGGCACAACCTGCGGATCGGCTTCCACGACTTCGAGCACCCGTACCGCGTCTTCGCCGACGGCGACGACACCGGCCTCCTCATGTGCACCTGGCCCCACGGCGGCCGCCCCGACGTACCCACCCGGTACTGCGACGAGGTGTGGACCGGCTCGGAGTACCAGGTCGCCGCCCACTGCCTGTACGAAGGCCTCACCGACGAGGGAATGTCCATCCTGCAAGGCCTCTGGACCCGCTACGACGGCACCCGCCGCAACCCCTTCAACCCGATCGAATGCGGCGACCACTACATCCGCAACGCCGCCGGCTGGTCAGTCCTGGAGGCCCTGACCGGCTACCACCACAACGCCGTCACCTGCACAATCACCTTCGCCCCACTCGCCCTGGCCCGATCAGGCGACACCTGGCACCTCCCCTTCACCACCAACACCGGCTGGGCCACCGCCACCCGAACCCCCACCACCCTCACCCTCACCTGCAAAGCCGGCCACCTGAACCTCCAATCCATCCAGGCAGACGGCACCACCTACCCCGTAGAGGCCCCGATCCTCCCGGGAAGACCGTTGGTGATTGCTACTGCTGGGCGCCGGTGACGGTTACTTCGGTTAGGTGGAAGGTGTTGTTGGCGGAGTTGGAGATGCCTTCAATTCGGATGTAGCGGGTGGTTGTTTCGGTGTGGAAGGTGTCGCCGGCGTCTACTACTGGCGTGGTGCCGGAACGGCCGCCGAGTAGGTGCCAGTGGGTTCCGTCGAGGCTGGCTAGCAGGCGGTAGTTGTAGTAGCGGGTGCCGTCGACGTAGTTGCGGACGTTGACGGCGGACACCTGTGATGGCGCGCCTAGGTCCACCTGCCACCAGGTGGGGCCTAGCGGACCGCCCCAGTACGGGTTGTTGGAGCGGCTGCCGTCGTTCGCTGCGGTCGCGGGGTGCCCGTCCTCCGCGCCGAGTGCGGTGACCGGCTTACCGACGCTCAGTACGGCGTCGTTCGACGTGTCCCGTGGCGCGTACGGCGTGACCGCGAAGCCGTGGAACGTCGCAACCCCAGTGGTTCCGGTATGGGTGTTCACAGCGCTCATGAACACCCCGACGTCCTGGACCGCAGCAGCGCCTGGCACTACCGCCGACCCGACGACCGTCCAGTTCTCCCCGTCCTCGCTGCATGCACCGCTGAGTCGCCCACCAGATCGGGCGATCCGCACGTACACCGGCGCGGTGAACCCATCCGCAGCCGTGTACGTATCGAGCGTCCCATCGCCGTTGGAGTCCCAGCTGAACAGACACCCGTGCTCCGGGGTGACCGCAATGTTCGCGTAGCCGAGCGGAGCGGCTGCCGACAGATCATTGCCAACCAGCAGCCCGGCCCGACCGTACGGCGCGGTCGCATCCTGCGAACTGACCTTGCTGGTCACCGCCTGCCCCTCGCCGAGGACCTGCGAACGGTAGACCGCACCGTGCTCGTCGGTGTCCTTCCACATGTCGTCGCCGCCACCGGCGATCCCCACATCGTCACCAGACACAGCGAAGGACGCGTCGTTGGTCGACATCGCCTGCCACGGCGTACCGACGTCACCGCTGACCAACAGCCGAGTGCTCCCCGACTCCGACGCAGCCGCAGTACCGGACTTCCACTTCACGGTGGCAACCACAGTCGGCAAGTCCAGCGCATGTGCATCGGCCGGCACGGTGACCGAATAGACAGCACTGAAGCTGCCGCCCGCAGGGACCTGAGCGGCCGCGGTCACCCCGACCGGCTTCACCTTGTACGACGCCGGAGCAGCCAGCCCCACCCGCACCGACTGAGCCGCCCGGAGCGTGTTCGTGTTGGTGTACGTCGCCGTGACGCGCGCCGACTCGCCAGGCCGCACCCCACGCGCAGCCGGCTCGACCCGGAGTGCACCGGTCGGGATCGCCGCGATCTGCGATGCCAACTGATAAGCATCGCCGTGCCCCTTCACCGGGTACGCCGTATCCGTGTGCGCCCACCGCTCCGCGTACGCCTTCCAGTCGATCGTCGCGACCGCCTGCCCCGTAGACAACGCAGTGTCGAGCGAAGCGAAGTACGTCCGCCAGCGACCGCCGTAGTAGTCGCCGACCAGCCCATTCCACTCGCGACGGGCGTAGTCCTGCAGGGTCGCCGTCGCGGTCCAGTCGGTCACCAGCGTGCGTACGTCGTACCGCAGCGCCGCCGCCTCCTTCGGCGAGGCAGCCTGGGCCGTAGCGCCCGCCAGCCAAGAGCCGAGCAGGAAGTTGTCATCGGTGCCCAGCAGGTCGTCCAGCAGATCGATCCGTCGCGACCAGTCCGCAGTCAGCTTCCGGAACGCAGTCAGGTCACCGGAGTGGTACGCCGACGCGATCCGCGGCAGCAGTGTGCGGCTGTCGTTCGCCACCACCTGGCGTGCAACGTCAACCAAGTCATAGCGGTACGCCGTACTCCGCCGCAGCCCTGGCCGCACCGCCAGCAGTTCACCGAGCGCCTGGCGGAACACCGCCGGGTCGTACGGGATCGCCGTACCACTGACTCCCAGACTGGGTTCGTAGTCGTACAAGCCGGTCGGATGCTTGCTGTCTGCCTCAGCCGGCCAGCTGTAGACGGTGCTGCCGAGGATCCGCCAGGCGGCGGCCGCGTGCGGGTCGGCCGCGCCGTACCGGCTGGTGGCGTAGTCGGCGAACCACTGCTGCAGGTCCACCGGCTGGCTCTGCCAGGCCAGGTCGGTGAAGAACGCCACCGCGGCCGGGTTGTTGTCGATCGCCTCCGGCATCAGCGCGATGCCGTTCAGCGCGGTGCCGGGTTTGTCCAACCAGGCATGGAACTTCTGGTTCCACAACGCCAGGCTGGCGCCGAGGTTGGAGTGGCCGCCGAAGTTCCAGATCGTGCCGAACGCGTACGGCGTACCCAGGAAGTCCTTGTCCCGGTCGGTGATGTTCGGCGCCTCGGAGATGCCGTCGACGACCAGCATCTTGGACCGGTCGATGGACTGCAGCGTGGCCGGCAAGGGGTTCTTCTGCCAGCCAAGGATGGCCCAGATCGCGCCGGGGTGCGCCGTCTCGAGTGCGGCCTGCACTGCCCGGGAGGCGTCCGGGACGCTGACATCGCCGGGCGTACCGCCCTCGTGCAGCAGGTCCATCTTGTACATCGTGCTGGGACCGAACAGCTCGGTCTGCACCCGGTAGAACTCCGCAGCGACCTGCGCGAACACCGGGTTGGTCGGGTCGAGCCAGTCCGGCCGCGCCAGCCCGTCCCACTTGCCCTGCGGCACAGTCTTCGCACCAGGGTTCCGAGTGATGAAGCCGGACGGCACCGTGCCGAAGTACCCGGGCAGCACCGGCACCATGCCCAGCTCGCGGAGGTGGTCGGCCATCTGCTTGCCGAGCACAGTCCGCCGGTCGATCAGCTGCTGGGAGATCGGACTGCCGAGGCAGCACTCGTTCTGTAGCAGCCACCAGGCCTGGTGCGCCGGCTGCGGGATCCAGCTTCGCAGCTCGTCGGCGGAGTACCCGAACTTCTGGAAGGCCTGCTCGTACACGGCCTCCTGGCCCTCGTACACCAGCACCTGGTTGATGCCGTGCAGCGCCAGTACGTCGATGCGGCGCTGCCACTGCGACCAGCTGAGGTACGGGCCGGCGTACCCCTCGTTGGTGTCGTTCAGCGCGAACCGGTTGTCGACGGATGCGCGCTGCTCGGTCGGCTGTTCCGGTAGCGGCAGCCGAGCGGGCAGGTTCAGCTGCTCGCCCTCGAGCTCGATGTCGGCATGCGCGACGTGCCGCAGGTACCAGCCGAAGCCGGTCAGCTGTACGGCCGGAGTGGTCCCGGCGATCACCAACTGGCGGCCGACCGCGAACACCCGGAAGTAGTCCTTACCGGTACCGCGGTCGAGCGTCTGCAGCGTGACCTGGTCGGCGTACTGCCGTCCGACGAGCCTGACCAGCGCATCACGCGCCGGCGAATGCGCAGGAGCAGCTGTCGAGGCTCGCGCGACGGGTGCGATCGCGAGCGGAACGAAGACGAGGAGAGCAGTCAGCGCTGCACGAAAGGAAGGTCTCATGGCGGGTCACCTCGGGCGAAGGGCAACGCACTTAAGAACGGATCATTCCGAAAGAAGTTTCCGGATGAGCCTTCCCTTTCCGCCAAGATCTGTCAACCACACGAAGAGTGCCGGCCGTCCGGCAACGCCGCCGGACGGTCGGCACTCGCTTCAGAGGAGGCCGAGGATTGCGGACTCCTGGTCGGTGAAGAGGCGGGAGCGGATCAGGAAGCGGACGCCCTCGGGGGCCTCGACCGAGAAGCCGCTGCCGCGGCCTTTGACCACGTCGACGGTGAGCTGGGTGTGCTTCCAGTACTCGTACTGGTTCGCGGACATCCAGAAGCCGATCGGCTTGTCCAGGCCGTCGACGACCAGGGCGCCGAGATGCACGTCCGCCGACCCCGTTCGAAATTCCCCGTCCGGGTAGCACATGGGCGAGCTGCCGTCGCAGCAGCCGCCGGACTGGTGGAACA from Kribbella sp. NBC_00709 carries:
- a CDS encoding S53 family peptidase, whose translation is MRQRILVSALGVGALAVAGLTASVLTASGADAAQNPYTAGKHAARVCSTAKAKHTASCDAVKLVNPDGFAPAASAPPSTGLTPTGLRDAYKLSGLSAGGRTVAIVDAYGYPNLERDLGVYRSQFGLSACTKANGCLKVINQTGGTTLPTFNVGWAGEQALDVDAVSAAAPDAKIIVVQAKSASFADLGTAVQTAAKQAGVVAISNSYGGGDADDTTYGAYYNHPGIAVTASTGDDGYQGGSYPASSSYTTAVGGTSLVAASNSRGWSESVWSGAGSGCSTYNTALPGAASFSTGCSKRAMADVSAAADPGKGGMAIYYPTSKTASTWAQFGGTSEAAPIIAAVYALSGNTSGYANAFPYAHPGSLFDVTSGSNGSCPTTQWCNARTGWDGPTGLGTPNGAGAF
- a CDS encoding ABC transporter substrate-binding protein — its product is MDQPFLSRRHLLQAAGGTALAAALTACGGGGGSGGGSSSKELSFVYMGTAEQQATWNKLFAKFSEQHPEIKLKAEGIPLSNWGDFFNKLSTRIAGGQVPDVIQIATEGQRLFASKGLLAPLDDYIAKDKSTIDEYYADMDPNLVEWDKKYASTDGKTYYLPGEFNTMCMWYSKDLFAKAGVPEPTPKWTWDDFRHACEQIKAKTGAFGYAAGPEYFAAIMPWLLTNGTSSFSDDWSKPTYDDPRVIEAAEFNRKLVADKLSPPPGGTFDATTAAAQGKLAMFGGGRWPIISIRNLKATATMGIVPWPVKAGPGSPVGWNGYPILKASKKKDDAWTFIKFLISKEGSSFFAQLGGTIVPARKSVANSQSFLEDAPKGTEYLYQALSYATPIPSPDKGAAIQKAIEDGWKQVLTGNAAPADALGKAQTTLEGLV
- a CDS encoding carbohydrate ABC transporter permease translates to MVTDGATIRAVVTTFVFALASVVTHIGLGMLLALGVHRTMTRGTKYFVRTAYFFPFLVSWAAVALIWKYVLDPAFGLANYYLSTTTNWLASPTWALPTLIVVDWWHTIGYTFIILLAGLQTVPAQLHEAARVDGANAWWRFWSVTLPVMSPTIFFATVITFIGAFQIFDPMVIMTQGGPDGATRSIVQYTYEKGFQSFEVGYAAALSLVLFVVIMIVTGLQFRLSRRWVHQ
- a CDS encoding carbohydrate ABC transporter permease, with protein sequence MKGKLLDLVLVLGGLLMIAPLVWLIANALSEPIKAFQLPPQWIPRPPTLQNFQQVPDLIPFAQMAWNSLQIAVLTTAGALLTSALAAYAFNRLRFPGRDQIFSVLLAALVVPVQLTVVPIFIMMRWLHLVDTTVAIWLPALVNVFGIFFLRQYIASIPRELDEAAIMDGAGHFWILFRVILPLARPGLTALGIFVFEASWNNFFWPYIFLSSPEKMTLPVGLVSLQGAVGGGPAVVLFAAITLVVLPILVLFLIFQRSFIASIASTGLRA
- a CDS encoding GH116 family glycosyl-hydrolase, with product MHYTGDNLRHFALPLGGLGTGTVALAGNGALRQWQLHNIGNHEGHVPDSFFALRLSRVEPPLDEVRLLQGPPLEPSDTPLVTDDVVPTGERRLHEVIRPIGPTTVTATYPQARVEYETDLPLRISLDVFNPLVPSDSLVSSQPVVAFTFMLHNPGEIAVHGKLAGALQNSVGWDGVTPIDGVSCSLYGGNTNRIRSANGWTALVLENTTLPIDHPGSGQLVLAADRDASAHTQWSRPEEFVAFLNGPVTPPSGPSAAGTTWNGGLAVPFNLQPGETQQVRFLIAWHFPNRYVDFNQFGPHPEYGHSRFWLGNAYSRRTPDAVAAAESFISQWSELETLTGAWAEAFETSSLPGEAGSRLAALVADVRSPTVFQTADGDVLGFEGVLGASTGMWGGRYGGSCPLNCTHVWNYEQTLSRLFPSLERNMRDTEYDVMQAPEGYIPHRVRAPLYMKQLWDVMIGGPEEPALDGMLGSVLKTYREVRQGAGLDWLGRRWPQVVRLLDHIHDKWLRDGVLRGIQPSTHDIDLCGVNSFMGTLWLAALRAAEEMALLVGEDGTAYRKLFEAGSKAYDELLFTGEYYRQVLSADDPRDFQWGDGCLADQLIGQWWAHQLELGYILPADHVRTALRSVVRHNLRIGFHDFEHPYRVFADGDDTGLLMCTWPHGGRPDVPTRYCDEVWTGSEYQVAAHCLYEGLTDEGMSILQGLWTRYDGTRRNPFNPIECGDHYIRNAAGWSVLEALTGYHHNAVTCTITFAPLALARSGDTWHLPFTTNTGWATATRTPTTLTLTCKAGHLNLQSIQADGTTYPVEAPILPGRPLVIATAGRR
- a CDS encoding alpha-N-acetylglucosaminidase TIM-barrel domain-containing protein: MRPSFRAALTALLVFVPLAIAPVARASTAAPAHSPARDALVRLVGRQYADQVTLQTLDRGTGKDYFRVFAVGRQLVIAGTTPAVQLTGFGWYLRHVAHADIELEGEQLNLPARLPLPEQPTEQRASVDNRFALNDTNEGYAGPYLSWSQWQRRIDVLALHGINQVLVYEGQEAVYEQAFQKFGYSADELRSWIPQPAHQAWWLLQNECCLGSPISQQLIDRRTVLGKQMADHLRELGMVPVLPGYFGTVPSGFITRNPGAKTVPQGKWDGLARPDWLDPTNPVFAQVAAEFYRVQTELFGPSTMYKMDLLHEGGTPGDVSVPDASRAVQAALETAHPGAIWAILGWQKNPLPATLQSIDRSKMLVVDGISEAPNITDRDKDFLGTPYAFGTIWNFGGHSNLGASLALWNQKFHAWLDKPGTALNGIALMPEAIDNNPAAVAFFTDLAWQSQPVDLQQWFADYATSRYGAADPHAAAAWRILGSTVYSWPAEADSKHPTGLYDYEPSLGVSGTAIPYDPAVFRQALGELLAVRPGLRRSTAYRYDLVDVARQVVANDSRTLLPRIASAYHSGDLTAFRKLTADWSRRIDLLDDLLGTDDNFLLGSWLAGATAQAASPKEAAALRYDVRTLVTDWTATATLQDYARREWNGLVGDYYGGRWRTYFASLDTALSTGQAVATIDWKAYAERWAHTDTAYPVKGHGDAYQLASQIAAIPTGALRVEPAARGVRPGESARVTATYTNTNTLRAAQSVRVGLAAPASYKVKPVGVTAAAQVPAGGSFSAVYSVTVPADAHALDLPTVVATVKWKSGTAAASESGSTRLLVSGDVGTPWQAMSTNDASFAVSGDDVGIAGGGDDMWKDTDEHGAVYRSQVLGEGQAVTSKVSSQDATAPYGRAGLLVGNDLSAAAPLGYANIAVTPEHGCLFSWDSNGDGTLDTYTAADGFTAPVYVRIARSGGRLSGACSEDGENWTVVGSAVVPGAAAVQDVGVFMSAVNTHTGTTGVATFHGFAVTPYAPRDTSNDAVLSVGKPVTALGAEDGHPATAANDGSRSNNPYWGGPLGPTWWQVDLGAPSQVSAVNVRNYVDGTRYYNYRLLASLDGTHWHLLGGRSGTTPVVDAGDTFHTETTTRYIRIEGISNSANNTFHLTEVTVTGAQQ
- a CDS encoding DUF779 domain-containing protein — encoded protein: MVVEKVLLTDEAAGWLRRLTEMHGPLMFHQSGGCCDGSSPMCYPDGEFRTGSADVHLGALVVDGLDKPIGFWMSANQYEYWKHTQLTVDVVKGRGSGFSVEAPEGVRFLIRSRLFTDQESAILGLL